Below is a window of Camelina sativa cultivar DH55 chromosome 11, Cs, whole genome shotgun sequence DNA.
CTCCCCAGTTTTGTTGAAATTGAGTTGTTTGGGCTCCACGTCGACGCTTACTCCAAGTGGCTCTCGGAAATGAGCATTGTAAGTAGCAGGCGGTCCAACGTTCTTGAGTTTGCGGGTTACGGTGATAGTGTCCGTTAGGTGTGGGATAGTGATCGAAGGGTAGTTGAAGTCGAGAAGATTGGCTCCTTGGCGGCACATGTACTGTTTGTCCTCGGCAAAGAGTTGAACTACGGTGTTGTTGTAGCCAACTGCGCAGAGGAAGTCCAAGTAGTCTCCAGTGGTGAGATCGTAGACAAGACCAGGATGAGCGGCTTTATTTGGTTGGACATGGCCTGAGCCGTAGCTGAAGGGATTTGCTTTCTTGAAGGATTCATCAACCATGGGCTTTCGTCTGTTGTCTCTGGTTCTTGAAGTGGTCATGATAGCAGAGCGGATAGCAGCAGGACTCCATTGAGGGTGAAGTGTCTTCAAGAGACCAACAATACCGGAGATGTGAGGACAAGACATAGAAGTCCCTGATTCGGTGTTGTAGGGAGTTCTGCGATGGTCAGAGTCTAAGTCCGTAGGGCTTGTGGCTTCCGTGAAGGCGGCTATGATGTTGACACCAGGTGCAGTGATGTCAGGCTTGAGGATCCCTGGTGTGACGGAGTTTGGTCCTCTAGAAGAGAAAGAGGCCATGAAAGGAGCAGGCTTTATGTTCAGCGCACTAGTTGGTGCTTTTATGTAACCTTTGGGATCTTTCGTGGAATTTAGGTACTTAAACACAGCTTCACCATCCTTGTAGTCAATTTGAGAAGCAGGTAGAACATGAGCGTCTGAGATGATTTCGTTTCCACTCGCCTTGTCGTTGCATAGAATCATACCCACAGCCCCCGCAGCGGCCGCTTGCTGTCCCTTCTCCACTCGTGCGTTGTCTCCTCTAAGACACACTAAGATCTTCCCTTTCACCTTCTCCGGGTCTAGGCTACCTTTCTTGCATAGCAATCTATGTATTCAACATTTAGTTAATTAGTACATACTTACATTAAACAttcccaaaaaataaatatagcttTTAGCCTTTTACTTACGCATCCGTCGCACTTCCATTGACCACTTTACCTTCTGCAGCACTGATAAGGCTGTACATCTTATCTTCGGGCAAAGGCTTTGAGAGGCTTGTTCCCTGCGTTCAAATTTAGTTACTTGTaccacaagaaagaaaagaacaaaaagtttttaaaagtaaagatcAAACCTTAAAGCTTTGGCCGTTGTTCAGCGCAACAAAGGCTTGAAACTCCCGATCCATGGAGCTAGCTCCAACTGTAATAATCCATGGTGCAACGTTTGAGACAGTTCCAGGCTTAGGACCAGAATTTCCAGCAGAGGCCACAAACGTCACACCATTTTTGACGGCTTGGAAGGATCCAATGGCTATTCCATCGATCATGTAATCTCCGGCGTCTCCTCCCACTGAAGCCGAGATAACATCCACACCATCGTCGATTGCAGCCTCAATCGCTGCCAAAATATCAGCATCAAAGCACTCCGCGCCATTCACAGGCGGCCAGCACACTTTGTAAGCAGCAATTCTAGCTTTAGGAGAGCCGCCGCTGGCTGTGCCGTTCCCGATGCCAAACACATTAGCTCCGGGAACAAAGTTACCGGCCGCCGTGGAAAGAGTGTGGCTACCGTGACCATCGTGGTCGCGAGAGGTTTCAAAGGAGGCGTTGGAGGGAAGGCCTGTGTAGGCTAAGTAACCTTTGTTAAAGTACCTTGCCCCGATGAGCTTCCTGATTACATGTGATGAATCAATAACATATCATTTTGCGTGAATATTTctataaacaattaagttaaGATGAGAGCTGAACCTGTTACAAGGAACATCCTTATGGCATTTGCCTTTCCACCTAGCCGGAACAGCTCCATACCCTTCATCGCTGAAGCTTTTTGATTCAGGCCACACACCTTCatcaaaaagttgaaatatttaaacaCTGAGAAAGGTCCATGACTTGAATATGATCATTATTCATAACTCTGATGAATCATAACATCATGAAATGGAACGGAACAAataaattcaaactttttttgggAATTAGTACCTGTGTCCAAGTTAGCGATGATTGTGTCCTCTCCATATCCTGCTTTATTCCACAGTGAAGACTTGTGAACAACACCATTTTTCTCAAGGAGCATGAACTTCCATGAATGAGTGGTATGCagttttcttcctttgtttaaGAATACAGAGACTACATCAGGGTGCTCtgcatataaaatatgtttaaaatttcgTTAGCTGATGAAACCAAAAGGAACTGAGAagcctatgtaaaaatataaggACTGATGATATCTCACTGGCGATTTCTGCAGCTTCAGTTTCGTCAAGAACCGCGGCGAAGCCATTGATATGTCTCTTGTATGAGTAAAAGATTGCTTCTTGTGCATTTTGATGGCTGGAAGATAGTTATTTATTGTAATGTACTACTACAAATCTCAGACTAAACAGGCTAGTAAATTCGCAATTCATGCAGTAAACGAGTACAATAATACTTTTAAACATAGACTTGCCTCGCCTAACCAATGTGCGTACCCCAAAAATCCTCATTTTCATGTATCTCTTTATACGTACGTCTAGTTGATTTTGTGCCTCTATATTCGAGTCTGGTTTCAAGACATGGTTACTAacacaatttgatttttttttttatcaaagatacataaacaaaaattaagtgtCATTAACCTAAAACCATATCAGATGATCCGAAATACTTCCCGGTTAACTTTTTGatccaatttttaaaacattgatttaGTACATTCATAAAGAGAGGTACATAGGGGTCATGATACCTTCCCACGAAAGATGCGAGAAAAGTGCGATGTGAGTGAGCAACACCATCAAGATGGACTGAAGCGAGTTGAGTAGGATAGGCGTGAGATCCAAAGTACACTATGTACGACTGttcaattataaaatgttaattaaacaAGTGCATAACGATCGTGATAGCAAATAGAGTTacatagaaagaaagagaggaccTTTTTAAGAGCAAATGCAGGAGAGGCAATGAGAgtgacgaagagaagaagagataaactttGGAAGCTCATTGTGTGAGAGTATTGAGTACTCAGATATCTTCTCATCATTCTTATGTACAAATACCCACAAATCTCTCTCCCTAGCTATATTTGGTAAATGGACCGAATCACGAATAATCTCAACTTCCTATTAAAGTTAGTTGAGTGATTTCAGCATAACTCTATTATCTCTTCCATTCCACTGTCATTATCTaactaagaaagaaagaaaaaagggtaAGAGGATCTTCGTTCCATATTTATTTCcctatttttttggaattactTTCCATAagattttttcttcattctgtgtaaacaaatcaattttatttatacagTATAACAACGTACATTGATTAAAACAATTAAAGGAATTTactgttttcattttatgttttagTACTTTATCAGAAGAAAAATTCGTAAcgaaataatataatttgattattcAAACTTAATTAGTATAAACAACATAATTAAGATGTAACTTTTCCCTACATTTTTAACCCTTTGAAAGAGAGGTTGGTTGAACCTATTAGGCTATTTACATGTGATTAGCTAGACAGCCAGAGGTGGGTAACCACACCTCAGACCTGACTACAAGCCTCATGTCAAATTTGCATTACTATTAAATCCCGAGAATCAAATGTATTGGTAGATGACTGGTTTAGTCATTTTAATCAAATTCTTCAGCTTTTGTTgagtttcataatatatttctGCATTAATTCTCGCCGTGGAAATCTCATCTAATATAAAAGACGATTCTAGCCAATTCTCCCCAAGGGAAGTGCAATTTGGTTCATCTCAGTCTCAGatgcttatttatttttattttttttaaatatgtcaagtaataaaataagaaaacaggacaaaaaattgttttgcttGGTTGTATATACAGTACTCTAGAAGTATgcacaaaataaatatatttctttggCGTACAAGGCAAAATGGAAACTGATAGAGAGagtcaaatattaaaaaacaaaacacaagtcgATCCTATATGGCTTTCCATTTCATACTTTGGTTGGTAATCCTATAAACCGAACAATCaatcatatacatatacttGTCCAATTATGTAGACAATTATTGACTTGAATTATCTAATGAAAGTttatgaaatttacaaattcagTAGTTGAGAGAGTGTGAAAACAAGAATCTTAAGGTATATATAAACTACTAGAAGAGAGTTTTATACTATAACGAAGATTGCTTCCGCGTGGAAAAGGCACTAAAAAGTGCCACGAGTCACTatctctttttatgttttactaATATCGCTTCTACTTGCTTCCCACGTTTCCATCAAGCTTCCGTACATATCTTCTTGTTAATTTGAATGATCCACCACGCGATTCTTTTCAAACGCGTAGGTTTCACGTTTTTGGTGTTGTCATGCCTTCGCTGGGGTTGGGCTAGATGGCTCATTGCTGACGACAGTTTTTGACAGAACATTCTTAAAAGAACTGCTATTttctaacaaacaaaacacaccaaCAGAGTAGGTAGTTCACTTTCTAGAATACATTTCtgaccaaaatttttaaaatctttaaaaaaataaattataaaaatacaagCTCTTGTGGaccaaaaagaaaggaaaaaaaaaaacgaaccgaCATACCACATAACCAAAACCAAGccatatgtttatttttttaatatatgtttgaaaCTCATAAAAGTGACACACTAAATTAGCTTGTTCAATATCAAGAACAGGAAATTAGTAAAAATAGCTAATATCAAAACATTCAAATAAATTCAAGAAgcatttcaaaatataacagAGTCAGATAATTTTGTTGTATCTAGAAACCGTTGGTCATCTTAAAACTATTCTCTAGAAGACGGCTGAGTAAAATCACGCGCCGCGCGTTGTGAATAAAATCAACTCATCAAACTTGAGAGAGTTTATTTGTTGACGTCAACTCAAaagagtttagttttttttttattttctgatgtGTAAGTgtaatcccaaaataaaaatatatctatattataaattacaaaataaaagtgttTTCGAGAAAACACGAGGAAGATTCTCAACCAACCGAAACGACTCtttcgtttaatttttttttatttattttttgtagtttagtCTCCAAAACTACGCGGTGTCGCAAATCGCGACCACATAACACGCATCTTCCTTGATTACCCCTTATCTTTCCACGCAATTGCGTTAATACCACACTCTTCGCTGCCACTTCCTTACCCACCAAGTCACAAGGCTATTTTCGTCATCCTTCACACGTCTTCAGTCCACAAACTCGGTATCTATAAATACTTCCCAAACACAACACAACTCAACTActatcacacacacaaaaactcaaaacacacaacacacacaacacacaagatagatattattatttcatcTTATCAAAACATCATCATCCGAAGAGAAAATGGTTGCGACATCGGAAGAGATTAAGTCGACGGTGGATGTCACGGCTGCGAATTGTCTGATGCTATTGTCAAGAGTTGGACAAGAAAACGTTGACGGTGGTGGAGATCAAAAACGCGTTTTCACATGTAAAACGTGTTTGAAGGAGTTCCATTCGTTTCAAGCCTTGGGAGGTCACCGTGCGAGTCACAAGAAgcctaacaacaacaacaacgagacCTTGTCGTCGTCTGGTTTGGTTAAGAAGGCTAAAACCACATCTCATCCTTGTCCCATATGTGGAGTTGAGTTTCCGATGGGGCAAGCTTTGGGAGGGCACATGAGGAGACACAGGAACGAGAGTGGCGCTGCAGGCGCGTTGGTTACACGCGCTTTATTGCCGGAGCCGACGGTTACGACGTTGAAGAAATCTAGCAGTGGGAAGAGAGTGGCTTGCTTGGATCTCAGTTTAGGGATGGTTGAGAATTTGAATCTGAAGCTGGAGCTTGGAAGAACagtttattgattgatttttttttattctcataATGttctgaaaatattatttttctatatcattctttgaatttttcttaatattttaggATTATACATACATCTGCAGATTTAGGAAACTTTCATAGGGATgtgtaatataattttgtttctgtaaaaatatattgttcTTATTATAGCATTGGAGATTTGTATATCTTACTTGATTAGCATTTCccattttggtgaaaaatatctctttgatctctcttttttattgtGGCCGACGTGAAAATATcctattctatttttattttttattttgggattaaTTATCAATTATTATGCTGTAACAACAATCCGAGATATAGATACTTGATCTCCATTTTGTACAAAACCGACTCGGAAAGTATACAAATATACAACTGATATagtgaaaaatcaaaatttgaaacatCAGAAGTGGATGTTTTGAGAGTGTTATTTGTGATCTTATCATTATCAACTTTTTCTGTACAAATCAGACAAAAATATTCAACGTGATCGGTCGAATAACCAACATGATCTAACAACACCACCATATCTATACGGGTCTCTCTTCactcttttacttttgcttGTGTCAAAGCAACGATCATCCTATGCAGGGAAGAAGCAAAGCTCCTTGAGTTTCTCGCGGTTTGCCAAACCAAAATGCTCCAGTAAAGAAGAAGGCAGGAGTCCTAAAGCCAAACATGGCAATTTTTGTCAGTAGTATGCATCTCTTTCACACAAGTCAGTTGGAATAGCGTGTTGAATGAGACTATTCACTCAATTGTTAACTATCTCCTCTACCATATAAGTAAAGCCCACGTTGTCTTTAGTCTATGATAGGATCAGCTTCAAATTCATCTTTCATACTCAAAACACCCTCACCTAAAATGAAAGCTTCAACTAGATACATAGTTGATTGCATAAAATAACATGGATCTTCTtcaataatcaaaattaaaaaaaattcaaagcatCAGTAGTAATATTGAcgatataattttcaaattgttCTGTTtctaatagtattattttgatagaaatttataaaaaagaagTGGGTGCCCACAACCCTCTCTATTGTGGGAGATGAACGGTCACGATTAGACATCACTCAACACGCGTAAGATAAGCTTCGTGGTACCCGTAACATC
It encodes the following:
- the LOC104726575 gene encoding subtilisin-like protease SBT5.4 — protein: MMRRYLSTQYSHTMSFQSLSLLLFVTLIASPAFALKKSYIVYFGSHAYPTQLASVHLDGVAHSHRTFLASFVGSHQNAQEAIFYSYKRHINGFAAVLDETEAAEIAKHPDVVSVFLNKGRKLHTTHSWKFMLLEKNGVVHKSSLWNKAGYGEDTIIANLDTGVWPESKSFSDEGYGAVPARWKGKCHKDVPCNRKLIGARYFNKGYLAYTGLPSNASFETSRDHDGHGSHTLSTAAGNFVPGANVFGIGNGTASGGSPKARIAAYKVCWPPVNGAECFDADILAAIEAAIDDGVDVISASVGGDAGDYMIDGIAIGSFQAVKNGVTFVASAGNSGPKPGTVSNVAPWIITVGASSMDREFQAFVALNNGQSFKGTSLSKPLPEDKMYSLISAAEGKVVNGSATDALLCKKGSLDPEKVKGKILVCLRGDNARVEKGQQAAAAGAVGMILCNDKASGNEIISDAHVLPASQIDYKDGEAVFKYLNSTKDPKGYIKAPTSALNIKPAPFMASFSSRGPNSVTPGILKPDITAPGVNIIAAFTEATSPTDLDSDHRRTPYNTESGTSMSCPHISGIVGLLKTLHPQWSPAAIRSAIMTTSRTRDNRRKPMVDESFKKANPFSYGSGHVQPNKAAHPGLVYDLTTGDYLDFLCAVGYNNTVVQLFAEDKQYMCRQGANLLDFNYPSITIPHLTDTITVTRKLKNVGPPATYNAHFREPLGVSVDVEPKQLNFNKTGEVKMFQMTLRPKSVKPSGSGYVFGELTWTDSHHYVRIPIVVQLSS
- the LOC104726576 gene encoding zinc finger protein ZAT12; this encodes MVATSEEIKSTVDVTAANCLMLLSRVGQENVDGGGDQKRVFTCKTCLKEFHSFQALGGHRASHKKPNNNNNETLSSSGLVKKAKTTSHPCPICGVEFPMGQALGGHMRRHRNESGAAGALVTRALLPEPTVTTLKKSSSGKRVACLDLSLGMVENLNLKLELGRTVY